The proteins below come from a single Nitrospira sp. genomic window:
- the tsaD gene encoding tRNA (adenosine(37)-N6)-threonylcarbamoyltransferase complex transferase subunit TsaD, whose product MGVHSAAQTNLKQTVWKSGPVLGIESSCDETAAAVLGADGTVLSNIISSQQDVHEKFGGVVPELAARAHLGTIDLVVTHALREAQVAKGDLRAVAVTQGPGLAGALLVGVNYAKALSYGLGIPLIGVNHLQGHIASAWLADPTFPLPCIVLVVSGGHTHLYRRETDGACVLLGCTRDDAAGEAFDKGAQMLGLGYPGGPEIDRVARAGDPQAIPFPRFHRTKHSLEFSFSGLKTSLLYKLRGMADPLKPEQIADLAAGYQEAIIQVLVIKSLAALKQANLSALAVVGGVSANSRLRAVLSERAERWKIRLSLPPTEFCTDNAAMIASAGRQRLMCGEPCPADLDIDPMNEAVTFSGTSPATMGFLKQKENRDL is encoded by the coding sequence ATGGGTGTTCATTCGGCAGCACAGACAAATTTGAAGCAGACGGTCTGGAAATCAGGTCCGGTTCTCGGCATTGAATCCTCCTGCGATGAAACAGCCGCTGCAGTCCTCGGTGCTGACGGGACGGTGCTTTCCAACATTATCTCGTCGCAACAGGACGTTCACGAGAAATTCGGCGGAGTCGTTCCGGAATTGGCGGCCCGGGCTCATCTTGGAACAATCGACCTAGTTGTGACTCACGCGTTGCGAGAGGCTCAGGTTGCGAAGGGTGATCTCCGGGCCGTCGCGGTCACTCAAGGACCGGGGTTGGCAGGGGCGTTGCTGGTCGGGGTGAACTATGCAAAAGCCTTAAGTTATGGACTGGGTATTCCTCTCATTGGAGTCAACCATTTGCAGGGTCATATTGCGTCCGCATGGTTGGCTGATCCGACCTTTCCCCTTCCCTGTATTGTCCTGGTCGTATCGGGAGGACATACGCACCTCTATCGTCGTGAAACGGACGGGGCGTGTGTTCTGCTTGGGTGCACTCGTGATGATGCAGCCGGTGAAGCGTTTGATAAGGGAGCTCAGATGCTTGGTCTTGGCTATCCTGGTGGACCGGAAATTGATCGGGTTGCCCGAGCAGGAGATCCGCAGGCCATCCCGTTTCCGCGGTTTCATCGGACGAAGCACAGCCTTGAGTTTAGCTTCAGCGGTCTCAAGACATCGTTATTATACAAGTTGCGCGGAATGGCGGATCCGCTCAAGCCTGAGCAAATTGCCGATCTTGCGGCTGGCTATCAAGAGGCGATTATACAGGTTTTGGTCATAAAGTCCTTGGCGGCGTTGAAGCAGGCGAATCTATCTGCGCTTGCTGTGGTAGGTGGTGTATCAGCGAACTCGCGATTACGTGCGGTGTTGAGTGAACGAGCAGAGCGTTGGAAGATCCGACTATCACTTCCTCCGACGGAGTTCTGCACGGACAATGCGGCTATGATTGCGTCGGCAGGACGGCAGCGGCTGATGTGCGGAGAACCATGCCCTGCAGATCTTGACATTGATCCGATGAATGAGGCGGTGACATTTAGCGGGACTAGCCCGGCCACTATGGGCTTCCTGAAACAGAAGGAGAATCGCGATCTCTGA
- a CDS encoding ATP-dependent Clp protease ATP-binding subunit produces the protein MFERFTDKGRKIIILAREEAERHQNDYLGTEHLVLAILRESDGIALMILKKMGLSTEQIRLEIERNLPGGGTTMTFGEIPFSPRVKKVIEYGVEEARLLGHNHIGSEHLLLGLLREEEGIGGKILRSLGANLLTARQLTVTFLRKSAPRERDRKSNTPALDEFGRDLTQLAQEGQLDPVIGRADEIERVLQILSRRSKNNPVLIGESGVGKTAIVEGLAQRIIQSEVPDNLLSRRVIALDLGSLVAGTKYRGQFEERLKVVMKEIVQAGNIIIFIDELHTLVGAGAAEGSIDASNMLKPALSRGEIQCIGATTLDEYRKHIEKDGALKRRFQPIYVQPPNMDETVRIIQGLRDRYEEHHGVEITEDAIVEAVKLSDRYITDRFLPDKAIDLIDETGSRAKLQTYALPSELKAMEQELKKVAREKELSISMQNFEEAVRHREEEERLRKLLDESKREWKKNQEKNKPVIGKEDVAYVVSKMTGIPLFKLEEEESNKLLRMEEFLHKRVVGQNEAISAVARAIRRSRAGLKETKKPIGSFIFLGPTGVGKTELARTLAEFLFNSEDALIRVDMSEYQEKFTSSRLFGAPPGYVGYEEGGQLTEKVRRRPYSVVLFDEIEKAHPDVFNVLLQVLDDGVLTDSLGRKVDFKNTVVIMTSNIGTKMIQKGVSLGFQSTEGEAARRKKEEVLGELRKSFSPEFLNRIDEIVIFHQLEKEQLYNILDILLRELNLRLVDKGIEIEVDDEVKQWLIKEGYEPLYGARPMRRAIQRAIGDPLSDELIRGRFKESRKVKVVLRDGAPAFIEQEAMAGV, from the coding sequence ATGTTCGAACGATTTACGGATAAAGGTCGGAAGATCATCATCCTTGCGCGTGAGGAGGCAGAGCGGCACCAGAATGACTATCTGGGTACCGAACATCTGGTCTTGGCGATCCTTCGTGAGTCCGACGGGATTGCCCTCATGATCCTGAAGAAGATGGGATTGTCGACCGAGCAGATTCGACTGGAGATTGAACGCAATCTGCCCGGTGGCGGGACAACGATGACGTTTGGGGAGATCCCCTTTAGCCCACGAGTCAAGAAGGTTATTGAATATGGGGTTGAGGAGGCACGTTTGCTTGGCCACAACCACATTGGGAGTGAACACTTGCTCCTTGGGCTGTTGCGTGAAGAAGAAGGGATTGGAGGCAAGATTCTTCGAAGCCTGGGGGCAAATCTTCTGACCGCTCGTCAGCTGACGGTGACGTTTTTGCGGAAGTCTGCTCCCCGTGAACGTGATCGGAAAAGCAATACTCCGGCGTTGGATGAGTTCGGCCGTGACCTGACCCAATTGGCCCAAGAAGGTCAACTGGATCCTGTGATTGGTCGAGCTGACGAAATTGAGCGGGTCTTACAGATTCTCAGTCGGCGAAGCAAGAACAATCCAGTTCTCATTGGCGAGTCTGGAGTCGGAAAGACAGCCATTGTCGAGGGGCTTGCCCAACGAATCATCCAGTCTGAGGTGCCCGACAACCTGCTCTCGCGTCGAGTTATTGCGTTAGACCTTGGGTCGCTTGTCGCAGGGACGAAATACCGCGGACAGTTTGAAGAGCGCTTGAAAGTTGTCATGAAAGAAATCGTTCAGGCCGGTAACATCATTATCTTTATCGACGAACTTCATACCCTGGTGGGAGCAGGAGCGGCTGAGGGTTCGATTGATGCATCGAATATGTTGAAGCCCGCGCTCTCGCGCGGGGAAATTCAGTGCATCGGTGCGACGACGTTGGATGAGTATCGTAAGCACATCGAAAAAGATGGGGCATTGAAGCGAAGGTTCCAGCCGATTTACGTTCAGCCACCGAACATGGATGAAACCGTCCGCATTATTCAAGGGCTCCGTGATCGATATGAGGAACACCATGGAGTGGAGATTACAGAGGATGCGATCGTGGAGGCCGTCAAGTTATCCGATCGATACATTACCGATCGGTTCTTGCCTGATAAGGCGATCGACCTGATTGATGAAACTGGATCACGCGCCAAGCTGCAGACCTACGCGCTTCCTTCAGAATTGAAAGCCATGGAGCAAGAGCTCAAGAAGGTTGCACGTGAGAAAGAGCTCTCAATTTCCATGCAGAATTTCGAGGAAGCAGTTCGGCATCGCGAAGAAGAGGAGCGACTCCGCAAGCTCCTCGATGAATCCAAACGAGAGTGGAAAAAGAACCAAGAAAAAAACAAGCCTGTGATTGGGAAGGAAGACGTCGCCTACGTTGTCTCAAAGATGACCGGTATTCCACTCTTCAAGCTGGAAGAGGAGGAGTCGAACAAGCTCCTGAGAATGGAAGAGTTCCTTCACAAGAGGGTGGTCGGTCAAAACGAGGCGATCTCAGCCGTTGCCAGAGCGATTCGTCGTTCGCGAGCCGGTTTGAAGGAGACGAAGAAACCGATTGGCTCCTTCATTTTCCTTGGCCCGACAGGGGTTGGGAAGACGGAGCTTGCAAGGACATTAGCCGAGTTTTTGTTCAACAGCGAAGATGCTCTGATTCGCGTTGATATGTCCGAATACCAAGAGAAGTTCACCAGCTCTCGGCTTTTTGGTGCCCCTCCTGGCTATGTGGGATATGAGGAGGGAGGTCAGCTCACGGAAAAAGTTCGTCGTCGGCCTTATTCAGTCGTTTTGTTTGATGAAATCGAGAAAGCGCATCCCGATGTGTTTAATGTGCTGCTCCAAGTATTGGATGACGGGGTTCTGACCGACAGCCTCGGACGAAAAGTCGATTTTAAGAATACGGTGGTCATCATGACGTCCAACATTGGGACGAAGATGATCCAGAAAGGTGTGTCGCTTGGGTTCCAGAGTACGGAAGGCGAAGCCGCACGTCGGAAAAAGGAAGAGGTGCTCGGAGAGCTTCGCAAGTCGTTCAGTCCAGAGTTTTTGAATCGAATCGATGAAATCGTTATTTTCCATCAACTTGAGAAAGAGCAGCTCTACAATATCCTGGATATTCTACTCCGCGAGTTGAATCTGCGGCTGGTTGACAAAGGGATTGAGATTGAGGTTGATGATGAAGTTAAGCAATGGCTCATTAAAGAAGGGTATGAGCCACTCTATGGGGCAAGACCGATGCGGAGGGCCATCCAACGTGCCATCGGCGATCCCCTGTCTGATGAACTGATCAGAGGACGCTTCAAGGAAAGCCGCAAGGTCAAGGTCGTCTTGCGAGACGGGGCCCCGGCTTTTATCGAGCAGGAGGCGATGGCTGGAGTGTAG